The genomic stretch AGCTTAGATTTTATTTTTCAGTAATATAGCCGTAAAATTGATATCAATGTTTAGGCGCCGTGTTCATTAAAAAGATGCCTAAAATAATAAAAATCGCGCCATATAAAAACGATAAAGTCGGCTGTTCATGAATGAAAACCCAAGCCATAAGCGCTGCAAAAATCGGTTCAGAAAGTTCAGTCACTTGTACCTTTGCGGCACTCATATAAGACAACGCTTTGGTTGTACAGAAAAAGCCGAGGATGGTTGGTAGAACAGCTAAACCAATCAAGCCTAAAACAATGTCACTATTAAAATTAATACTGTGAAAATTAATTAAAAACGGAACGGCAAGATAAACACTGCCAAATAACAATAAATATTTGGTAAGAAACAGCCCGCCGTTTAATTTGAACTTTTTCACTAAAACCGAAAATAGGCCATAACCCGTGCCGGCAACAGAAGCATTGATCAGCATTAAAAGGCTATTTTCACCTTTCCATGAAATGATACTAATCCCCGCGACAGCCAATAATGTTCCAATAAGCGAATGAATGTAGATGCTTTCTTTTAAAATGAATCGACCAAAAAATAGGGCGGAGATGGCAGCCGAAGCCATGAGGACCACCACCACATTGGCGGCGGCACCGTGGTTGTAGGCAATGGTTTCGAAAAAGAATAAAGAGAAAATCCCTAAAAAAGCACAGATAGCAATTTGAGTAAAAACGCTGAGTTTACTTGTCGTGCTGCTAATGTATGCAATCTTTTGGCTAACAGGGAATTTAAATAAAAAAACACTTAAAAAGAAAAAGGCGATAATGGTTTTTAAAAAGGCAATATCTTGTGGGTTTAAACCGCTGTGCATGAGTAATTTGCTAATCACGCCAATAGAGGCATTTAAAGCCGCTGCACAAAGTGCAAATAGGGTTCCAATAATTAAATTATTCACTCTTATAATTCTTCCTAATTTTTACGCATGCAGTCTACATTATTTTTTGGTTGAATATTCAATTAAAATAACCAGTTAAGGTTGAATATTTTCAAAAAATTATTCTGTATGGATTTAACTATTTTTATAAAAATCTAAATGCTTCTAATAGACTTTTGTTTCAGAGAATTGTGATTTATAGCGCCAACTCATATTATATAATTAGTTAATTATTAAAGAATTTTAAAAATGATTAAATCGATTATTTCAGGTTGCGTGGTTCTTACACTTTCGGCTTTGGCGGTCACGCATGCAGAGTTTTCTTTTGAACAAGAACTACAACAAAGCTGTAATAAAGTGAAGCAATACGCGAGCTTAGGTAAGAAATTTTACGACCAAAAACAATATAAAAAAGCGCTCGAAAATTTCCAAAACCAAGCCTCTTGGACTGCATTTTGTAAAGCCAATGAAGATGAAACTACAGTTAAATTTACCGACCGAGATATTGAAGTTGCCAACAATAACGTGGGCTTAGCCTATGCCAAATTGGGTCAGCCACTTTGGGCAAGAGCATGGTTTATGCTTGATGAAAAATCAAAATCTAGTCAGTTTAATCTTAAGCAATTACCTGCGCCTAAAGCCTCAAATGATTTGTCTGGTGAATATGTGCGTTATTCAGGTTTTGGTGAGTGGGATCACATCACGGTAAATCGTAAACAGGGCCAATATGCAATTAGCTATGCCGGTTTATATATGGGACTTAGAAGTTTGATCTATGGCCCAAATATGGGTGAGTTTGGCACGACAATGCCTGCCAATGCCAAGCAAACCATTTATAAAGATCAAGACTGCCGTATTCAGCTCGATTTTAAATCTAATGCAAAATTAGGAAATTATATTCAGGTTAAACAAAGCGAAGGTGAGTCGGGTTGTGGCTTTGGACATAACGTTTATGCCGATGGAACGTATTTAAAAGTTGAGTCTGGGAAATAATCTTAAAAGTTATAGGAACTAAATAATGAAAAATATATTTGTACCTTTACTACTTGTTTCTACAGCTATTTTTTCTGCTCAAATTTATGCAGAGCCGACTAGTACCTGTAAGGAAATGAAATTCCAAAAAGCTGATCAGGTATGGAGTGGGCAC from Acinetobacter pittii encodes the following:
- a CDS encoding DMT family transporter, coding for MNNLIIGTLFALCAAALNASIGVISKLLMHSGLNPQDIAFLKTIIAFFFLSVFLFKFPVSQKIAYISSTTSKLSVFTQIAICAFLGIFSLFFFETIAYNHGAAANVVVVLMASAAISALFFGRFILKESIYIHSLIGTLLAVAGISIISWKGENSLLMLINASVAGTGYGLFSVLVKKFKLNGGLFLTKYLLLFGSVYLAVPFLINFHSINFNSDIVLGLIGLAVLPTILGFFCTTKALSYMSAAKVQVTELSEPIFAALMAWVFIHEQPTLSFLYGAIFIILGIFLMNTAPKH